The Acidobacteriota bacterium genome has a segment encoding these proteins:
- the guaA gene encoding glutamine-hydrolyzing GMP synthase: MQKVLILDFGSQYTQLIARKIRELGVYSEILPFSTPLAAIRQARPTALVLSGGPQSVYGKGAPHPDKGIFELGVPVLGICYGVHLMAHLLGGQVIPSQEREFGFASLRVLDRAGLLSSVRDRQQVWMSHGDRLETAPPGFRLTGSTANTRAAVIEDRKRKFYGVQFHPEVIHTKEGLKILGNFLFKQAGLEPDWSISSFVARKVKEIRETVGDGKVICGLSGGVDSLVTSLIIHKAVGNRLTCIFIDNGLLRKGQYEALMEAFRHKFALKVVGIDASDMFLDNLRGIVSPERKRKTIGRLFIHLFERESMRLGGAAFLAQGTIYPDVIESNPVKGPSSVIKSHHNVGGLPKGLKFKLIEPLRELFKDEVRALALELGVDEDFIHQHPFPGPGLAVRMIGEVDREGLEILRAADDVVLQEVHKAGVYKKLWQAFAVLLPVRSVGVMGDQRTYQRVVVIRMVQSTDGMTANWYPAPVKLLAAMSTRIVNEVRGVNRVVYDVTTKPPGTIEWE; this comes from the coding sequence ATGCAGAAAGTCCTCATCCTCGATTTCGGGTCGCAGTACACCCAGCTCATCGCCCGCAAGATCCGCGAGCTGGGGGTCTACTCCGAGATCCTGCCCTTCTCGACGCCGCTCGCCGCCATCCGCCAGGCCCGGCCGACCGCGCTGGTCCTCTCGGGCGGGCCGCAGAGCGTCTACGGCAAGGGCGCGCCCCACCCGGACAAGGGCATCTTCGAGCTGGGCGTCCCGGTCCTCGGGATCTGCTACGGCGTCCACCTTATGGCCCATCTCCTCGGCGGCCAGGTCATCCCGTCCCAGGAGCGGGAATTCGGCTTCGCCTCCCTGCGCGTCCTCGACAGGGCCGGGTTGCTGTCGAGCGTCCGGGACCGGCAGCAGGTCTGGATGAGCCACGGCGACCGGCTCGAGACCGCGCCGCCGGGCTTCCGCCTGACCGGGAGCACGGCCAACACCCGCGCCGCCGTCATCGAGGACAGAAAGCGAAAGTTCTACGGCGTCCAGTTCCACCCCGAGGTCATCCACACCAAGGAAGGGCTGAAGATCCTCGGCAACTTCCTCTTCAAACAGGCCGGCCTCGAGCCCGACTGGAGCATATCCTCGTTCGTCGCCCGCAAGGTCAAGGAGATCCGGGAGACGGTCGGCGACGGCAAGGTCATCTGCGGCCTGTCGGGCGGCGTCGACTCGCTGGTCACCTCGCTCATCATCCACAAGGCCGTCGGCAACCGCCTGACCTGCATCTTCATCGACAACGGCCTCCTGCGCAAGGGCCAGTACGAGGCCCTGATGGAGGCCTTCCGCCACAAGTTCGCCCTCAAGGTCGTCGGCATCGACGCCTCGGACATGTTCCTCGACAATCTCCGCGGCATCGTCTCGCCCGAGCGCAAGCGCAAGACCATCGGCCGCCTGTTCATCCACCTGTTCGAGCGCGAGTCCATGCGCCTCGGCGGGGCGGCCTTCCTGGCCCAGGGCACGATCTATCCCGACGTCATCGAGTCCAACCCGGTCAAGGGGCCGTCGTCGGTCATCAAGTCGCACCACAACGTCGGCGGCCTGCCGAAGGGCCTGAAGTTCAAGCTCATCGAGCCGCTGCGCGAGCTGTTCAAGGACGAGGTCCGGGCCCTGGCCCTCGAGCTGGGCGTCGACGAGGATTTCATCCACCAGCACCCCTTCCCCGGGCCCGGCCTGGCCGTGCGCATGATCGGCGAGGTCGACCGGGAGGGCCTGGAGATCCTCCGGGCGGCCGACGACGTCGTCCTCCAGGAGGTCCACAAGGCCGGCGTCTACAAGAAGCTCTGGCAGGCCTTCGCCGTCCTCCTGCCCGTCCGCTCGGTCGGGGTCATGGGCGACCAGCGGACCTACCAGCGGGTCGTGGTCATCCGCATGGTCCAGAGCACGGACGGCATGACGGCCAACTGGTACCCCGCGCCGGTCAAGCTTCTGGCCGCCATGTCGACGCGCATCGTCAACGAGGTCCGGGGCGTCAACCGGGTCGTCTACGACGTGACGACCAAGCCGCCCGGGACGATCGAGTGGGAATAA
- a CDS encoding 2,3-bisphosphoglycerate-independent phosphoglycerate mutase yields MEWEELARELSQQTDSKIVLLIMDGVGGLPADGKSELEAARKPNLDALARAAVCGLSDPVMMGITPGSGPSHLALFGYDPLKYQLGRGILEALGSGVEVGRNDLVARGNFATVKGGLVVDRRAGRIPTEENARICAYLNEHLPRRPGVEVRVFPGKEHRFVARFTAEGLADHLTDADPQKEGHPPVPATPLAPEAAKAADAVNTFLDDVIDVLKGEPKANAALLRGFSKFPSIPTMQALFKLRPAAIANYPMYKGLAKLLGMEVIGVGSQTADLFDALEKNWADHDFFYVHYKRTDSTGEDGNFAAKVAAIEALDGFLPRLAALKPDVIVVTSDHSTPSALKGHSWHPNPFLLVSPTAGVDDVPAFSERACAKGMLGRFRSISAMPLMLAHALKLQKYGA; encoded by the coding sequence ATGGAATGGGAAGAACTGGCCAGGGAACTGAGCCAACAGACGGATTCGAAGATCGTGCTGCTGATCATGGACGGCGTCGGGGGGCTGCCCGCCGACGGCAAGAGCGAGCTCGAGGCGGCCCGCAAGCCGAACCTCGACGCTTTGGCCAGGGCCGCCGTCTGCGGACTGTCCGACCCGGTCATGATGGGCATCACCCCCGGCAGCGGCCCGTCCCACCTGGCCCTGTTCGGCTACGACCCGCTCAAGTACCAGCTCGGCCGGGGCATCCTCGAGGCCCTGGGCTCGGGGGTCGAGGTCGGCCGGAACGATCTCGTGGCCCGCGGCAACTTCGCCACGGTCAAGGGCGGCCTCGTCGTCGACCGGCGGGCCGGCCGCATCCCGACCGAGGAGAACGCCCGGATCTGCGCTTACCTCAACGAGCACCTTCCCCGCCGGCCCGGGGTCGAGGTCCGCGTCTTCCCGGGCAAGGAGCACCGCTTCGTGGCCCGCTTCACGGCCGAGGGCCTGGCCGACCACCTGACCGACGCAGACCCGCAGAAGGAGGGCCATCCCCCCGTGCCGGCGACGCCCCTCGCCCCAGAGGCGGCCAAGGCCGCCGACGCCGTCAACACGTTCCTCGACGACGTCATCGATGTCCTCAAGGGCGAGCCCAAGGCCAACGCCGCCCTGCTCCGCGGCTTCTCCAAGTTCCCCTCCATCCCGACCATGCAGGCGCTGTTCAAGCTCCGGCCGGCGGCCATCGCCAATTATCCCATGTACAAGGGGCTGGCCAAGCTGCTGGGCATGGAGGTCATCGGCGTCGGCAGCCAGACGGCCGACCTGTTCGACGCACTGGAGAAGAACTGGGCCGACCACGATTTCTTCTATGTCCACTACAAGCGGACGGATTCGACCGGCGAGGACGGCAACTTCGCCGCCAAGGTGGCCGCGATCGAGGCCCTGGACGGGTTCCTGCCCCGCCTGGCCGCCCTCAAGCCGGACGTCATCGTCGTGACCTCCGACCATTCGACCCCGTCCGCGCTCAAGGGCCACTCCTGGCACCCCAACCCGTTCCTGCTGGTCTCGCCGACGGCCGGCGTCGACGACGTGCCGGCGTTCAGCGAGCGGGCCTGCGCCAAGGGGATGCTCGGCCGCTTCCGCTCCATCTCGGCCATGCCGCTGATGCTGGCCCACGCCCTGAAGCTGCAGAAGTACGGCGCGTAA
- a CDS encoding N-acetylmuramoyl-L-alanine amidase, translating into MKSAAARLGFPVLALVLSLAAAPQDDPRAEIVNLRRFTHPNFTRIVLDVGKLREYSSGELRDPDRIYVDVLQAKLNPILQNQSYPVKADYISQIRISQKTDSTVRLVIDIDRALIQSFRVYHLFDPFRLVVDIYPRAAAAGGPAPDETPAAKPAAAASKNVKGDKIPVPAVKRQVDPNDPNFAGTSLARQLGLGVRTVVIDPGHGGHDPGTIGKGGLQEKEGNLAIALALRKLLQGAGIEVVLTRESDIDLGLEARAVIANEKRADLFISIHGNAHRDRKRGGVETFFLNVSPDPSVIELAAAENATSTKNIGEMRSILQKIMQNSKVKESLGLASAIQKNLVRDLGKDLPGIKDLGVKGAPFWVLIGGEMPSILVEVAHLSNPKEEAKLRTQKFRDLAAQGIFDGIMEYVHSLGKG; encoded by the coding sequence TTGAAATCCGCAGCGGCGCGCCTCGGGTTCCCGGTCCTGGCGCTCGTTCTCTCCCTCGCCGCCGCCCCGCAGGACGATCCGCGGGCTGAGATCGTCAACCTCCGCCGCTTCACCCATCCCAACTTCACCCGGATCGTGCTCGACGTCGGCAAGCTCCGCGAGTATTCTTCCGGAGAGCTCCGCGACCCGGACCGGATCTACGTCGACGTCCTGCAGGCCAAGCTCAATCCCATCCTTCAGAACCAGTCCTACCCGGTCAAGGCCGACTACATCAGCCAGATCCGCATCTCCCAGAAGACGGACTCGACGGTCCGCCTGGTCATCGATATCGACCGCGCGCTCATCCAGTCCTTCCGCGTCTACCACCTTTTCGACCCGTTCCGGCTGGTCGTCGACATCTATCCCCGCGCGGCCGCGGCGGGCGGGCCCGCGCCGGACGAGACGCCGGCCGCCAAGCCGGCCGCGGCGGCGAGCAAGAACGTAAAAGGCGACAAGATCCCCGTCCCGGCCGTGAAGCGCCAGGTCGACCCGAATGACCCGAACTTCGCCGGGACGTCGCTGGCCCGCCAGCTTGGGCTCGGCGTCCGGACGGTCGTCATCGATCCCGGCCACGGCGGGCACGACCCGGGGACGATCGGCAAGGGCGGGCTCCAGGAGAAAGAGGGCAACCTGGCCATCGCCCTGGCCCTCCGGAAACTGCTCCAGGGTGCCGGCATCGAGGTCGTCCTGACCCGGGAATCGGATATCGACCTCGGCCTAGAGGCCCGGGCCGTCATCGCCAACGAGAAGCGGGCCGACCTCTTCATCTCCATCCACGGCAACGCCCACCGCGACCGCAAGCGCGGCGGCGTCGAGACGTTCTTCCTCAATGTCAGCCCCGACCCCTCGGTCATCGAGCTGGCCGCGGCCGAGAACGCCACCTCGACCAAGAACATCGGCGAGATGAGGTCGATCCTCCAGAAGATCATGCAGAACAGCAAGGTCAAGGAGTCGCTGGGCCTGGCCTCGGCCATCCAGAAGAACCTGGTCAGGGACCTGGGCAAGGACCTGCCGGGCATAAAGGACCTGGGGGTCAAGGGCGCTCCTTTCTGGGTCCTCATCGGCGGCGAGATGCCGTCCATCCTGGTCGAGGTGGCCCACCTGAGCAACCCCAAGGAGGAGGCCAAGCTCAGGACGCAAAAGTTCCGTGACCTGGCCGCTCAGGGCATCTTTGATGGTATCATGGAATATGTCCATTCGCTCGGTAAAGGATAG
- a CDS encoding DUF362 domain-containing protein: MKRRDFVTSAAAAGLALRFGSRALAGPVPAPAPVLAAIEGQSPAAITRAAIAALGGMKAFVSKGDRVVIKPNIGWDRTPEMAACTNPEVVSTLVELVLDAGAKKAIVIDNSTNQAKRCYIRSGIQEAVNQAGGDMLFVDDYRVKKMPLKGEWIKEWEVLLDVVESDKIINVPIAKVHSFCRLTLGMKNWLGATAGARNQFHQGLDKAVVDLAGFFKPRLTVLDAYRILVRNGPQGGRLSDTEMRNTVVAGTDPVAVDAFGASLFPVEPRELPYLELARARGLGEYDLGKVRIEKRKI; encoded by the coding sequence ATGAAGAGACGCGATTTCGTCACGAGCGCGGCCGCCGCCGGCCTGGCCCTCCGTTTCGGCTCCCGGGCCCTGGCCGGGCCGGTCCCGGCTCCGGCGCCCGTCCTGGCCGCGATCGAAGGCCAATCTCCCGCGGCCATCACCAGGGCAGCCATCGCCGCCCTGGGCGGCATGAAAGCCTTCGTCTCCAAGGGCGACCGGGTGGTCATCAAGCCCAACATCGGCTGGGACCGGACCCCGGAGATGGCGGCCTGCACCAACCCCGAGGTCGTTAGCACCCTGGTCGAGCTCGTCCTCGACGCCGGGGCCAAGAAGGCCATCGTCATCGACAACTCGACCAACCAGGCCAAGCGCTGCTACATCCGCTCCGGGATCCAGGAGGCCGTCAACCAGGCCGGCGGGGACATGCTCTTCGTCGACGACTACCGGGTCAAGAAGATGCCGCTCAAGGGCGAGTGGATCAAGGAATGGGAGGTCCTGCTCGACGTCGTCGAATCCGACAAGATCATCAACGTGCCCATCGCCAAGGTCCATTCGTTCTGCCGCCTGACCCTGGGCATGAAGAATTGGCTCGGGGCGACCGCCGGGGCCCGCAACCAGTTCCACCAGGGCCTGGACAAGGCCGTGGTCGACCTGGCCGGTTTCTTCAAGCCCCGGCTGACCGTGCTCGACGCCTACCGCATCCTCGTCCGCAACGGGCCGCAGGGCGGCCGCCTGTCCGACACCGAGATGCGCAACACCGTCGTGGCCGGCACGGACCCCGTCGCCGTCGACGCCTTCGGGGCCTCGCTCTTCCCGGTCGAGCCCCGCGAGCTGCCCTACCTGGAGCTGGCCCGCGCCCGGGGCCTGGGCGAATACGATCTGGGGAAGGTCCGCATTGAAAAACGGAAGATCTAG
- a CDS encoding 4Fe-4S binding protein yields MKNGRSRKYRALERLRIASQAVFFGLFAYLFIGAHYTGEDYIGSTVQRFFHFDPLLALITIVSARLVYAWFAFALVTVAATVLFGRVFCGWVCPLGAVNQMSSFLFKKAKLLKPPREDKASLAPKYYILVLVLVGALLGLDLAGYLDPLSFLTRSFALAVLPSLAQALSGLGGILYGLGAAGLARSVSQLLQNWTIHTTFVQGFSAGLFFLAAIGLNARKERFWCRYLCPTGALLGLLSRWNLVKLRIDGEACIKCGLCTQHCETQAHPYPNEGWKSGECVYCLDCASRCPTGAIHFPLSARFEKATNVSNVDLSRRKLLVTTLAGLAAAPFFRLTPSRKRASLKLLRPPGSLPEDKFLAKCVKCGQCMRACPTGGLQPVLTEAGPEGIYTPKLVPKIGYCEYYCSLCTQVCPTGAIRKLTIEEKNQVKMGTAWLNKSRCIPHVLGRPCVVCEEHCPVSPKAIKLVEVATRLPDGTVAVQKAPFIDVERCIGCGICENKCPVVDDPAIFVTSVGESRSEKNRLLLDISGGSAEAPYK; encoded by the coding sequence TTGAAAAACGGAAGATCTAGGAAGTACCGCGCCCTCGAGCGCCTGCGGATAGCCAGCCAAGCCGTCTTCTTCGGCCTGTTCGCCTATCTCTTCATCGGCGCCCACTACACGGGCGAGGACTACATCGGCTCGACCGTCCAGCGCTTCTTCCACTTCGATCCGCTCCTGGCGCTGATCACGATCGTCTCGGCCCGCCTCGTCTACGCCTGGTTCGCCTTCGCCCTGGTGACGGTCGCCGCCACCGTCCTCTTCGGCCGCGTCTTCTGCGGCTGGGTCTGCCCGCTCGGGGCCGTGAACCAGATGTCGTCGTTCCTCTTCAAGAAGGCGAAGCTCCTCAAGCCGCCGCGCGAGGACAAGGCCAGCCTGGCCCCGAAGTACTACATCCTCGTCCTGGTCCTTGTCGGGGCCCTGCTCGGGCTCGACCTGGCCGGCTATCTCGACCCGCTCTCGTTCCTGACCCGCTCGTTCGCCCTGGCCGTGCTGCCCTCGCTGGCCCAGGCCCTGTCCGGCCTCGGCGGCATCCTCTACGGGCTCGGGGCGGCCGGCCTGGCCCGTTCCGTATCGCAGCTCCTCCAGAACTGGACGATCCACACGACCTTCGTCCAGGGCTTCTCGGCCGGCCTGTTCTTCCTGGCCGCGATCGGCCTGAACGCCCGGAAAGAGCGCTTCTGGTGCCGCTACCTCTGCCCGACCGGCGCGCTGCTGGGGCTCCTGAGCCGCTGGAACCTGGTCAAGCTCCGGATCGACGGCGAGGCCTGCATCAAGTGCGGCCTCTGCACCCAGCACTGCGAGACCCAGGCCCATCCCTATCCCAACGAGGGCTGGAAAAGCGGCGAGTGCGTCTACTGCCTGGATTGCGCCTCGCGCTGCCCGACCGGCGCGATCCATTTCCCGCTCAGCGCCCGCTTCGAGAAGGCGACGAACGTCTCGAACGTCGACCTGTCGCGCCGCAAGCTCCTGGTGACGACCCTGGCCGGGCTGGCCGCCGCGCCGTTCTTCCGGCTGACGCCATCGCGGAAGCGGGCCTCCCTCAAGCTCCTCCGCCCGCCCGGGTCCCTGCCCGAGGACAAGTTCCTGGCCAAGTGCGTCAAGTGCGGCCAGTGCATGCGGGCCTGCCCGACCGGCGGGCTCCAGCCCGTGCTGACCGAGGCCGGCCCCGAAGGGATCTACACGCCGAAGCTCGTCCCGAAGATCGGCTACTGCGAATACTATTGCTCGCTCTGCACGCAGGTCTGCCCGACCGGGGCGATCAGGAAGCTGACCATCGAGGAGAAGAACCAGGTCAAGATGGGCACGGCCTGGCTCAACAAGAGCCGCTGCATCCCCCACGTGCTGGGCAGGCCCTGCGTCGTCTGCGAGGAGCACTGCCCCGTCTCCCCCAAGGCCATCAAGCTGGTCGAGGTCGCGACCAGGCTCCCCGACGGCACGGTCGCCGTTCAGAAGGCGCCGTTCATCGACGTCGAGCGCTGCATCGGCTGCGGCATCTGCGAGAACAAGTGCCCGGTCGTGGACGACCCGGCCATCTTCGTCACCAGCGTCGGCGAATCGCGGTCGGAGAAGAACCGGCTGCTGCTCGACATCTCGGGCGGATCGGCGGAAGCCCCCTACAAGTAG